The Coleofasciculus sp. FACHB-T130 genome has a segment encoding these proteins:
- a CDS encoding glutaredoxin family protein, translated as MRLILYSKPGCHLCEGLQEKLEQVSNPPIELEIRDITTREDWFQAYQYEIPVLFRVRSQRTDRVEEPLPRPSPRATVQQLAQMLQKYLLVKDKE; from the coding sequence GTGCGGTTAATTCTGTACAGCAAGCCGGGTTGCCACTTGTGCGAGGGGTTACAAGAAAAACTCGAACAAGTTTCAAACCCCCCCATTGAACTGGAAATCCGGGATATCACTACCCGCGAAGATTGGTTTCAAGCCTATCAATATGAAATTCCTGTCCTGTTTAGGGTTCGATCTCAGCGTACAGATCGAGTAGAAGAACCGTTGCCCCGTCCTTCTCCCCGCGCTACGGTGCAACAGTTGGCGCAAATGTTACAGAAATATTTGCTTGTAAAAGATAAAGAATAA
- the cysH gene encoding phosphoadenosine phosphosulfate reductase, whose amino-acid sequence MSDSTTAPVSISSFNLDELNQKFDKAHPREILAWCVTNIPTGLVQTSAFNVDDLVITDLLYRDLKPATPVPVLFLDTLYHFPQTLELVAKAQALYNLNLQTYKIPDLDSREAFAAKYGEALWDKDITQFHHLTKIEPLQRGLAELSTVAWITGRRRDQAVTRADMPVLELDSQQRLKVNPLANWTRKDSWAYVAEHGMIYNPLHDQGYASIGDEPITTPVAEGEDERAGRWRGMGKTECGIHI is encoded by the coding sequence ATGAGCGATAGCACCACAGCTCCCGTTAGCATCTCCTCGTTTAATCTGGATGAGCTTAACCAAAAATTTGACAAAGCTCATCCCAGAGAGATCCTGGCTTGGTGTGTTACAAATATCCCCACGGGACTGGTGCAAACCAGCGCCTTTAATGTGGATGATTTGGTAATTACGGATCTTTTATACCGCGATCTCAAACCAGCAACGCCAGTGCCAGTCCTGTTTCTGGACACGCTGTATCACTTTCCTCAAACCCTGGAGTTAGTTGCTAAAGCGCAGGCACTTTACAATTTAAACCTCCAAACTTACAAAATTCCCGATCTAGACTCCCGCGAAGCCTTTGCGGCTAAATACGGCGAAGCGCTGTGGGATAAGGACATCACTCAATTTCACCACCTGACCAAAATTGAACCATTGCAACGGGGTCTAGCAGAACTCAGCACCGTTGCCTGGATTACCGGACGCCGCCGCGACCAAGCCGTGACTCGTGCTGATATGCCAGTCTTGGAACTAGATTCACAGCAACGGCTGAAAGTGAATCCTCTGGCCAACTGGACACGCAAGGATAGCTGGGCTTATGTGGCTGAGCATGGCATGATTTACAATCCTCTGCACGATCAGGGATATGCCAGCATCGGCGACGAACCCATCACGACACCCGTTGCTGAGGGTGAAGACGAACGCGCAGGTCGCTGGCGCGGCATGGGTAAAACCGAATGTGGAATTCACATTTAG
- the sbcD gene encoding exonuclease subunit SbcD: MIKILHLSDIHMGSGFSHGRVNPETGVNTRLEDFVNTLSKCIDRAIGQSSDGENAEPVDLVLFGGDAFPDATPPPYVQEAFASQFRRLVDAQIPTVLLVGNHDQHSQGQGGASLCIYRTLGVPGFIVGDRIVTHRIETRSGPVQIITLPWLTRSALLTRPETEDLSLAEVNELLIKRLEPCLEGEIRRLDPEVPTVLLAHLMADRANLGAERFLAVGKGFTIPISMLTRPCFDYVALGHVHRHQNLNKSNQPPVIYPGSIERVDFSEEKEDKGYVMIQLERGNAQWEFCPLPVRPFRTIEVDVSDASEPQAALIKAIGKKDIKDAVVRLIYKLRSEQIDLIDNNALHASLSDAHTYTIQAELVSQLARPRLPELGSSASTDPVEALKTYLANREDLKDIAALMLEEAQKLLAHEEEAWFNASDIEEASAIGTNQPSQQSVATTDSQLRLL, translated from the coding sequence ATGATTAAAATCCTCCACCTATCCGATATTCACATGGGGAGTGGCTTCTCCCACGGACGGGTCAATCCGGAAACCGGAGTAAACACACGCCTTGAGGATTTTGTCAATACTTTATCGAAGTGTATTGACCGAGCGATTGGGCAAAGCTCAGATGGAGAGAATGCCGAACCCGTCGATTTAGTCTTGTTCGGTGGAGATGCTTTTCCCGATGCAACGCCGCCGCCATATGTACAGGAAGCGTTTGCCAGTCAGTTTCGCCGCTTAGTCGATGCTCAGATCCCAACGGTGTTGCTCGTGGGGAATCACGACCAGCATTCTCAGGGGCAGGGAGGCGCAAGTTTATGTATTTATCGGACATTAGGAGTGCCAGGGTTTATTGTCGGCGATCGCATCGTCACCCACCGCATCGAAACCCGCAGCGGTCCCGTCCAAATCATTACCCTCCCTTGGCTCACCCGTTCCGCCCTGCTGACGCGCCCAGAAACCGAAGATTTGTCTCTAGCCGAAGTTAACGAGTTATTAATTAAGCGTCTTGAGCCTTGCCTGGAAGGAGAAATCCGGCGTCTAGATCCGGAAGTACCAACCGTTCTTTTAGCTCACCTGATGGCAGACCGAGCTAACTTAGGTGCAGAGCGCTTCCTAGCAGTCGGCAAAGGGTTTACCATCCCCATCTCGATGCTGACGCGACCTTGCTTTGACTACGTCGCGTTGGGGCACGTCCACCGACATCAGAATCTCAACAAGTCGAACCAGCCTCCAGTTATCTACCCAGGCAGTATTGAGCGAGTCGATTTCAGCGAAGAAAAAGAAGACAAAGGCTATGTGATGATTCAACTGGAACGAGGCAACGCCCAATGGGAATTTTGTCCTCTTCCCGTGCGCCCCTTCCGAACTATCGAAGTGGATGTCTCTGATGCATCTGAGCCGCAAGCCGCTTTAATCAAAGCGATAGGCAAAAAAGATATCAAAGATGCTGTCGTGCGGCTAATCTACAAACTGCGTTCCGAGCAGATAGATTTGATTGATAATAATGCCCTGCACGCTAGCTTAAGTGACGCCCACACCTACACAATTCAGGCGGAATTAGTCAGTCAGCTAGCGCGTCCTCGCTTGCCCGAACTCGGTTCTAGTGCCAGCACCGATCCTGTGGAAGCGCTGAAAACTTACTTAGCCAATCGGGAAGACCTTAAGGATATTGCCGCCTTGATGCTGGAAGAAGCCCAGAAGTTACTGGCACATGAGGAAGAGGCGTGGTTCAACGCTTCTGACATTGAGGAAGCATCAGCGATAGGAACGAATCAACCGAGTCAGCAATCTGTGGCAACGACAGATTCCCAGCTGCGTTTACTGTAA